The DNA window ccagtttttcatatgcatTGGTAGCgagtgtccttacgagtacactcatatcattcttaaaccttaattattcttttatgatttttaaatttaaaaaaaccaaattaaactcaaccagcaaactgacagttgtcctactaaatgacgtatctgcaaatatctcgttcgcctcattgttaaccgggacagcaccccacacagcatgatctggtacttttgcaatccgctagcagcctgccatcccaagtttcatctgcaaactatggtagatctgataggccaacctatagagtcgtgcaagtcgcatgggtttggatgtgttattgtcctaaaaggaaaccaactaaaaatgtttttttcaatagtttcgggcctaaaaattgaaaaaggactgagatattaactcacagtGCTAATCTGCATCAGATAATGCCTTAACTCGCACACCCCCAAAGATCCCTATTTTAAGCTTaaaaccaaacatgaaccgccatgtttgaaaaacgtacggttttgtcggtttaatctggtgtagtatataacttccccgactaagtgccaagaatacaaaagcaccagctactctcgatttggaggataagtcgaacgatcattgctctcctccataaCTAACAGGACAAGAAGGCAGGGCTACGGCATCACatgggaagcactatgtggtgtcggttattcatcaccagaggtcgcaacaaaggggcaaaactcacctccctagcgaACAGTTAAGGGTCGCTACAGGGGTAGCAACACGGGAAGAACTCGTCTGATGTTGACATAGACTGTTGGATTTgaacaaatctgccataccttggtgcagctggtgataagcaccactaacagtgaagtgattttgtaaaattgcagcaaaataatttttttacatcattctgagcgacttagtgggaaGAGATagtcgggcaaaataaatctgaaacagggtaatagttaacttagactttttaaatattttgtaaagaatcaagtaattccaaaaaaattaaattatgcttcttcccatcaaacccggagaaattgcaaaagccggaggcccggagatcgctctcgaaaaccggagtctccgaatcaaacccggaggggtggcaaccctacacGTTGCTAAGCTAACGGCGAAAATGCGCTCCTACCTGTTCCGCAGTGATGCTCAGCGGCACCGAAGCAGCAACTGGCGCGCATTAAGGAAAACTAAGGACTAAAACAGCAGAAAGCAGGACACCCGATTAAAATAATCTGTTGCTAAATAGGGCAATCTGTCCGTGCAACTAGCGAACACTCATTTAACGAATTTACGCTGCAATCTGCATACAATAGGAAAATAGCAAAAAGAGACAACCGAGCTTCAGATGCTACCTTCGCTGTATCAATTCGTTCGGAAGTAATTAACTATTTTCATCGCATATTAATATGTTGGTAATGCGTCAAAtctatttcgttttttttttgttgaatccTAAATTAACTATAAAAGTTGCAGGTTTATGACAACCAAGAACAAAGATAAGGGCTTATAAGATTTGAGCCTATCAAAGATTATTTTGCGAAATCGTTTCAGTTTACCTACGTGAAAATAGGGGTAACCAATCCATAAGCAAACAATAGAACATGAAAACATTGATGAATGCCAGATGAGAAAAATAGAATGATAACGATACAATCTATTCAAAAAGGGATCCAAAATATCCGTCCGCTACTCTCTGTGTACTTAAATAGTTTTAGGCAGACATGAGACTCGCCAGGTTGTCTGTTCTCTGCTACAGTGTCGCAGTGATTTATTTATGCTTCCAAAGCGTGTAGAGTCCGCGTGTATCTTCTTCATTCAGCAAAATCGCATCATTCTCACATTCATACTCGTACAAGTAGCTCAATTTTCCCGTCCGGAGGGTTTGCTGCCTCAGCGCACAAGCCTTAGATCAGTTTCTTAGCGATGAAGTACCTTCTCAGGTAGAGAACCTGCCACGTGGCCAGTCCGAGCAGACAGCACATGCTGAAGATACTGAAGAACAGCACGCGGCTGTTGGTGCTTTCtgtaaaattatgaaatatgtattgattttaaaatttcatcgaCTAATCTAGCCCCCTACCGTTGGTATCACGCATCTCCTCCTCACGCTTTCGCATCAAGGCAAAGTCCTGCACGATCGCATCGGACAGATCCTCCAAACGCTTCAGATCTACTTCCAGTGGTTTCAATTTTGCTGCTTCGCCGATCTGAAAGTGGAAGGTAATGTGCGTGTGTGTGCTTTAAACTGCGAACATAGCTTAACGTGTAAATTAcgacaaaaagaaaaataacaaacgtAGTTAGGAAAAggaaaaaatgacgaaaaacatATGATTTCTGTAAATCTAATGAGAAAGATAGGTGATATTAGAATAGGATCGCTTTTATGGGATGTGTTattaatcaaatcaaatcaaatcaatcaatcgtCAAGGTAAATCTGTCAAATGTTGTTCGGCCAAGCTAGAATGCAGCTAGGGGTTGAACGTGCATACTAAATGATTGGGGTTTACAGTTGATGTTCCCTGAATTGGTGGAATATACTCGGTTGACACTTTCGCGCCGAAGCGTGAACTGGAGGGTTTCAGAGAAACCACTACTCATACTGCGAAACTAGTGTACTCTACCGAAATGGTGCGCTGCCGTTGAAAAACAGCATTTGTAAAATCGGTGTAGCTTAACCGACGTCTAATCTGGATTTGTCTTTGTGGATCACCGAGTCAAGCAAATGAAAAGCATTCTTAGGTTGCAAATAcgataaaataaaacaatcaaaCAACAGTGTTCAGGGTCTTATGGCTTGACACAAGTACGAAAAGCAACTTACGGCACTCATAAACTAAAATCAATACGTTACCGATAGCAATTGATAAAAGGAAATAACACACGTGAAAGTGTTTATCAGTTCATGTTCAATTACGAGAAAATAACAAGAATTTAAGAGACCGAaatagaagaaaataaaaaaaactagataaGCATCCCAATAGTTTTCTTAATGTGAAAAAAGACGACGAACAAACGCTTATACTTACACCCTCGTAACTCTTGGTTTCGATACCCTTTTTTATATCCAAAGATACATCCTGCTCCACGCCGCGATGTGCTGAAACGACCAAGAACCATcagtcgaatgaaccaacataTTTTCGCAAACAAACACTTACTCGGTGGAACATTGGAGATGAAACAGATCTCGAAGGTGTCGTACATCTCCGAGGTGAAGGAAAACTTTCCCTTGCTGATGTCTTCCTTCTGCGACATTATGTGACCCTTACTGTCTCGAACCTAAAATTAGCCACAAGTTGGTAGCTTtaaaaaacagaaaactattccgGTTTAATTTGAACACTTACCACGTAGTTCACCTTCTGTCCGGGAGCTCCCATCACTTCGTATTCACCGGCCACGATCTGGTTCCCCTGCATGTCATCTTTGAGACACTTTTGCATGTTCGGCTGCAAACGGAACATGATTGCTTGCGACTGGTACACTCCGAAAAGAAGCAACAAAACTGTGTTTAATAGAGGTTTCATTACTCTAACTAAAACAGACTTCGAAACAGGTAACTAAACCGAACCGAATGGCCGTGCTGGCGAGGATAAATTATCAGGAGGATAGCACGAAAATTTGTTATTATTTGCAAGCTGGGAAATGAAAGTTTCCTCTTTCGGGTGCACAAAATCTGCTTCCTTTTGACAGCCACACGAAAGCAAAGCAGAGATGAGCTGGCCATCAAAAGCAGGTTTCGCGGCGACGCGATAAAATGTGTCAAGATAGTACTACCAAAACCACCAAAACAGAGTTTGCTACCAATGTTCGTGTACCGTAATTGGAGGTAAAACTGAGAATGTTTTTAATgtgaataaaaatgaattagATTAGGTCGAAGAAAATGGCGTGGACTATGGGAATTGAAATACGGAGCACTTCATCCCGCATATATAGATCGTATCTATAAATTAGTCTTATTTTATAAATACACCATACAACAATTAGTTTGCTTCATATGGGGTATTGGGAATATACCCTTTAGTACAATACAAAAACGATGATGTTTTGTTCACAAAATTTTGGTCGTGAAAGGTATCCAGAACGCGATTTTAACCAGAAAAATACGTACTAGGTAATTGAGATATAGTcaccagggatgccaggtgatattttgaaaaatctgtgtgCGGCCCGTCTAAAAATCTGTGTCTATCTGTGTTGGAAACGTACAAATTTGGCTGAAAACAAGATGTGGTgaccttttttttggtttttgcgccagacaaaaattaagcgcaAGGTCAAAAGTTGAGAAATCTGTGCATTGTAGAAGAaagctgtggaaatctgtgcattaaaaccgaaaactgtggaaatctgtgcagtttttgcaatctgtgcagcatattgaaaatctgtgaaacagaTACACctgtgcacctggcatccctgatcgtcacagttgaaaactggaaaatccaaccagcgacaatcgtttTTCCTCCTGTTCAGTGCAAATCCATgacgtcggaagtagtgcgcattataaagggcgaacacgaaattattgcgacacattcaacagggcatcacttttttaccattgggtaaaaatcaaccaaattttgcacactttctcattgatgtgtattgtttacatgctgtcaaactcgaagtcgtgtttttcgattcaacgaaaatggaggtgaaccaacgcgagtcgagagaacaaattctttccaaacacctggaatttcctgacctgtcgcaccggcaaaaaatgttgaaaaatgttgaacattcaccattcaaccgtctccagagtgttgaagcggttccaggaacggttgacgttggaccacgacaaagaagctggaagaaaaccgggaccgtagaacaaaaagacggagggaaaggtgaagcggatgattaaagcaaatcccaacgtctcaagccgtgatttggctaaaaagatcggcatgtcgcagagctacatccagaatgcaaagaagagagctggactacatacatacaaggtacagaacttcccaaaccgcgatgagcggcaacaatcgacggctaaaactcgggcacggaagctctacgaaaagatgctgacaaaatatggctgctgtgtgatggacgacggaacgtatataaaagccgattttaagcaaatttcgGAGTTGgggtttttcaccggcaagagcaagttctatgtggacgacaaatttaagaagaaaaaaatgtcgaagttcgcctccaaatatctcatttggcaggccatctgctcttgcggactgagcctttcgtgacaaagggcacagtaaatggcgagatctacaaatctgagtgcctcgagaagcgccttttgtcggtcttgcagcagcacaacgaagctccgctattttggccagatttggcatcatgccactattctaaaagttttgttccaaaggacatgaatccgccaaactgtccggagatgCGCCCGggggagcagtactgggcaatgatgaagtggGAACTTCGGAacagcaagaagacagtcaaagacgagaaggacatgttaagaaaatggaaaaaaactgagaaactggtaccggatgacactgtaaagactttgatggagggcatcaagcgaaaatgcgttcaattttacactcaagggtccatcgattaacttttcttttgatttttgaagtaaatatatgtataaaactaccctaaaattttggtttaaaacattataagaaaattgacatgacattttcggtatcgcaataatttcgtattCGCCCTTTAACGCATCATTGTACCAATAATACGCACTACTTACGACGTGAATCCATTGTTTAGAACAAGTCGTttgatttttcagttttcaactgcaaccagaatacaaTCAATTTAGTCGGAGCGCGGTGCAAAAACTACTTTATCGACCTTGACAAAGATAATAATAAAGTAGAACTCTACAAATGTTGACATCTAGCGCTATGTTAACCACATTTATAACTCTCGAATATATATGCAAAACGGCGAGTCGACAACCTGGAAGGAGCGTCCAACATAGCTCTGGTCCTCACAAGTCCCTACCTCATGCTTCTCCGGGTCATATGATTACAACGACCGCCAGCTAAGAGTTGTGTGCTTAGCTGGTAGTGCAGCCTGGGCACTGTTGTCCTTCTGACTTCAGCTAGATTGAGGAGGTACGTGTCGTGAATCGGCGCTTCCACCGAAACTGGTTTATCCGGGTGTCGCTGTTGGACGGCTGTGTCCCGACCCGGCTCCACTGCTATCTCGCTCGATGCCATCCGTGGGCCATCCATGCTCACTCGTTCGAAAGTCCAGCTGCCCGCTCGCTCGGTCGAGCGCCCTGCGACTTGCCGCCTCGTTCTGGTGCTGGCGCCAACTCGAGTGTCCCGCTGCCCCGTCCTGGCGCTCCTCGAGTGTCCTGCTGGTGCTCGCGCCACAGTTGCTCCTGCAAACTGTTTTTCCCTTTCTGCTTCGACTGCTGCTTCCTGGTAGTTGTTGTCGCTTCCAAGTTGTCCGCAAGAATGAGCGCTTTATTTCGGGACGCGCATTTTTATATGCTTCAAATTAACTAGCTGCCCTATCGGCATAATGATTGTTTTCCCCTCTTCCCATAAGCTGAGAAGGGAAAACCGATCGTGAGAACTGATGTAACATGTTTTCGCTCACTCTCTCGctcctgtttttttttattatttcgcaATCGGAAGACTCATCCGTGTGAATGAGACGAATTGGATGTTTGCCATcataatgaatttcacattattAAAACTAACTAGCAATGTTTTATTaatctatttatttatgtattcttATATTCTACATCTCATTCCTCCTCTACTCTATCTACTCTATTCAAAAATATGATACAGAAGCATGTCGTCGTACTTTTTTGGTCTCTTTTGTTGTCTACGAGGTCTTTCTTcctgaaaattaaaattttcttttgaattaTCTTGTGCTTCCATGCATGAGCCAGGTTCGTCAACGTTGCTGTTGGATTCACCGTCGGTTGTACCATCGGTCTTCTCCATAATTCTTTTAGCATCTGCTACATTTCGGGAGTAAAGTACACCGCTTTCGCTGCGTACTACCAATTTTGCTCCATCTCTTGCCACTACAGTGTACTTTTCGCAACCAAAGGTTGAGTCCGACTTCAACCGTTTAGACTGCTGCAAAACCACTCTGTCTCCGACTGTCAAATCAGAACACTTTGCATCTCGCTTTGTATCGGCATATTGTTTGCTTTCCAATTTAGAAAATGCATCTCGTTCTCGTATATCTTCGGAATCAAGAGTTGGATTGGCTGTCCATAGACAAGGAAAAGTCCCTCTAAACTTCCATCCAACTAAGAGCTCAAAAGGGGTAACCCCAAGCCTCGATAAGGGTCTTACTTTATTATGAACGTGCACATACTGCTCTAGAGCGAGTTTCCAATCCGTTTTATCTATTCTGGAAGCGGATAGAGCTTTTTTAATGCCTTCATTTTGTCTCTCCACAGCCCCATTGGACTGTGGACTTAGTGGTATCGATTTACGGACTTTAATTCCTTTGTCTTCCCAAATTTGCGTAAATTTGTCACTCTGAAAAGGTGGACCATTGTCACTTTGGATGATTAGCGGATAGCCCCATATTGCAAAAACGTGATTTAGAGCTGCATTTGTAGCCTCTGCAGTTATACTACGCATTTCGATAACGTGAAGATATCGGGAGTACGTGTCAACAATTACCAGGAACTCTCCGTGGCCGAATTCCTTGTCTGTGTAAAAGTCCACTTGAAGAATTTCCCATGGATCATGCGGTAGTTCTCTGGTACTCAATGGTATTGGTGGATTTTTTCTGCCCAACCGGATACAAGTCTCACAGTTTTTAATAAACAATTCAACTTCTTTGGACATTTGCGGCCACCAGAAATATTCTCTCAAAATTCTTTTTGTGGCACCTATTCCCACGTGGCCTTGATGAGCCGACAATATTGCTTTTTTTGCGCAAAGAGATAGGGAGGAtaatttgattgtttttgaACACAAGAGACCCGAACAAATGCAGTTCTTTCGCATGGCACTCAAAACGGTGCAAACCACTCTGCCAGTTACCAGTTTCGATGGATAATCTTACTCTACTGAGTTCTTCGTCATTCTGCGCGTGTACTTCAATTTCATGCCACGAGATTTCCAAAGCGCCTGCATccaaaaaatagagcaaatgttTTTCGTTTGTGTCGTCAAATGGTACTTCCGATTGAGATTGTTTTACAAGCCTGGAGAGTGCATCAGCAACATTAATTTTGCCCGATACGCGTTTAACGTTAAAATGATAAGGTTGTAATCTTAATGCCCATGCTTCTGCTCTAGATACTGCTCTTTTTCCGATTCTATGTAATCCACCAAAGATGAACTCATTCGACTCAGCATCAGTTCGTATTGTAAAATCCAAACTCATCAGGTACGTTGTGAATCGTTCCACTCCCCATACCATTGCTAGAGCCTCTCTTTGTGTTTGAGGGTACTTTTGTTCCGTTGCCGTAAGAGTTTTTGAGGCACATCCGATTACTCTCGCTTTTGTATTATTATCGTATTGTACCAATACGGCGCCCAAACCATGCGGTGAAGCATCAACGTACAATTCTGTTTTGTCTTCTCGGTTGAAGTAGCCCAGTGTCGTAATCGCTTTCCATCCTTCGTTTTTCAGATACTCGAACTCTTCTTCTAGTTCTTGATTCCAATAAAAATGCTCGGATTTGGCTAAATCACGAAGTCTACGTGTTTTATCTGCACGGTGATAAATAAATCTCTCTATAAAGTTGATTAGCCCCAAGAAACTTTTAACTTCTGCGATTGTTTCTGGGCTTCTGAAATTTTTAATCGCGGCGATCTTATCTTCTCCGATTTTCCAGCCTTCTGACGATATCCTAAAAATACAGCAGATTGTTTTCCTAACACACATTTCTCTGTATTAATTTTAACGTTGTGATTCTTCAGACAATCCATGACTCTCGCCAAATTTTTGTCGTGTTCATTTTTGGTTTTCCCTGTAACTAATATATCGTCCAAATAATTGACAGTTCCTTCACAGCCTGCTAGGACAATTGTTTGTAATATCTCCTGGAAAACATCCGGTGCATTACAGAGCCCGAATGGAAGTCGACGATAACGATAAATTTCATCTACAGCAAAAAAATTTGTGAGATGCCTGCATTCTTCACTTAGTTCAACATGGAAGAATGCACTCGATAGATCGATGGTAGAAAACCACTGTGCCCCATGTAGTTCCATCAGAATAGATTCAAACGTGGGCATCCTAAAGGGGGTCCGATTAATACAGCGATTAGGACCTCTCAGGTCTATAACGAGACGTATGTCGTCTCTTCCTTTGGGTATCACAAGCAAGGACGAACAAAACGATCTGTCCATATCGGTTGTAACTTTTTCTATGATACCAGCGGATAGCAATTCTAGCTTCATTTTGGTAAGTTCTTTGAAAGCGGCGGGAATATGCGTATACACATTACGTGATGGTGGCATGCTTTTATCATATCTGAACTTAGGAAATTCCTCTGTTATGGTGGGTCTGCCATGAGAACAAAATGCAATGCTCAGTTCGCATCTCCATGGAGAGTTCGAGCGCGAATGGCTTATTGGAACGTCTAATCCCACAGCTAAAATGCTGTATCTTATGGCCGTATTGAATCCTAATAGTGCCCGTGATTCATCAACTACGTAAAACTGTTCAACCAAAACTGGTCTGTCCTCCGAGATAAATAATTCGGCAGAGAAGGTGGCGATTACTTTGATTTCTCCATCAGAAGCATACGCTTTCAGCGGATTGTTAGACGAGTattgcaatgaatgtatattaACTCTGCTGTCTCCTCTTGCTAGAATTTCCTCAAACGATACTCTGGTAATAGTATTTGCTTGGGCCCCTGAATCTATAAGAAATTTCACTTGCACTTTAGCGACCCACGCAACAATAAATGCGCCCCTTTCTTCTACGATTATTGTATCGCTTCTGTGTTCAAAGCTAGCAATATTGGTTTCGACGATTGTATCAAAGCTTTCAGGATCGATAAATCTCTCGTCCACTATTTTCGGAATCAACATTCGCATCTGTAATCGACACAAGAGTTTGAACAAATATAAGTTGCGTGTCACACCGTCCGTGATTTCGTCGAAATTCTTCTTCGTTCGCCTTTTCTAATTCGCGATCTTGAACCAAATCGATAAGGTCTTTCATCGTGCCTTGTTTTACCCAGTTTCTATGAGCCAGAACTCTAACTCGACTGTCTAGTGCTCCCTTGGTAATCACTCTTACCACTGCCTCCATTTCTTCATCGTTAGTATAGTTGCACAATTTAGCGGCACTTCCAACTCGCCGAACAAACTGAATGCTATTTTCATTGGGTATCTGGCACATAGTCATTAGTTTTCCCCTTTGAGCGAGAATAGGGTGCTTGCAGAGCGCATATGTATTGGTGAGCCGTTGGGCAGGCAAAAATGAAAGTTGCATATAATGTATATGGAGCGGATagcggatttattttaaataattaataattaatgtgAATTATTCACAATATTAAGAGCAAATATGAGAAAATGTAATGTATTATAGGAATCACAATTAAACATTCATTGCGTAACATAATGTTTTCTATCGTTTAAACCGGCTACGCGGACAAAATAAGTAAAGCATTGCCAAAGCTATGCTTCATACCCATTCCAAAAGATTTTAGcagaaaaaaaatggtttt is part of the Topomyia yanbarensis strain Yona2022 chromosome 1, ASM3024719v1, whole genome shotgun sequence genome and encodes:
- the LOC131685266 gene encoding transmembrane emp24 domain-containing protein bai; protein product: MKPLLNTVLLLLFGVYQSQAIMFRLQPNMQKCLKDDMQGNQIVAGEYEVMGAPGQKVNYVVRDSKGHIMSQKEDISKGKFSFTSEMYDTFEICFISNVPPTHRGVEQDVSLDIKKGIETKSYEGIGEAAKLKPLEVDLKRLEDLSDAIVQDFALMRKREEEMRDTNESTNSRVLFFSIFSMCCLLGLATWQVLYLRRYFIAKKLI